A genome region from Alistipes dispar includes the following:
- the mutY gene encoding A/G-specific adenine glycosylase has translation MTYRIADILLDWYSREGRDLPWRRTRDPYRIWLSEVILQQTRVAQGTEYYLRFVGRFPDVRSLASASEDEVLKLWQGLGYYSRARNLHAAARQVVDDFGGRFPTTFAGVRSLRGVGDYTAAAVCSAAYSLPYAAVDGNVYRVLSRLFDIAEPIDTASGRRLFAELARSQLDERDPGRYNQAIMDFGALRCTPSPPRCGECPFGDRCLALAAGTVVSRPVKQGRTQLRDRWFHYLHITSGGRTLLCRRSGRDIWQGLYEFPLLETPEAADFGALLRMPRFAELLGDAPWRLLGSMPVARHQLSHQTIHAVFHRIETPSLTPAAEALAVPTGTLGDYAVPRLIDRYLMSCQR, from the coding sequence ATGACATACCGTATCGCCGACATATTGCTTGACTGGTACTCGCGCGAGGGGCGCGATCTGCCGTGGCGCCGCACCCGCGATCCCTACCGCATCTGGCTCTCCGAAGTGATTCTTCAGCAGACCCGCGTGGCGCAGGGAACGGAGTATTACCTCCGTTTCGTCGGGCGTTTTCCCGACGTCCGCTCGCTGGCGTCCGCTTCGGAAGACGAGGTGCTCAAACTCTGGCAGGGGCTGGGTTATTACAGCCGTGCCCGGAACCTCCATGCCGCCGCCCGGCAGGTCGTGGACGACTTCGGAGGCCGCTTCCCGACGACCTTCGCCGGGGTGCGTTCGTTGCGCGGCGTGGGCGACTATACGGCCGCCGCGGTCTGTTCGGCGGCCTACTCGCTGCCTTATGCCGCCGTGGACGGAAACGTTTACCGCGTCCTGTCGCGTCTGTTCGACATCGCCGAGCCGATCGACACCGCCTCCGGCCGGCGTCTCTTCGCCGAACTGGCCCGCTCGCAGCTCGACGAGCGCGATCCGGGGCGTTACAATCAGGCGATCATGGACTTCGGAGCCCTTCGGTGCACGCCCTCCCCGCCCCGTTGCGGCGAGTGTCCGTTCGGCGACCGCTGTCTTGCCCTCGCGGCGGGCACCGTCGTCTCCCGCCCCGTCAAGCAGGGGCGGACGCAGTTGCGCGACCGCTGGTTCCATTACCTTCATATCACCTCGGGCGGGCGGACCCTGTTGTGCCGCCGTTCGGGACGCGACATCTGGCAGGGTTTGTACGAGTTTCCGTTGCTCGAAACCCCGGAGGCCGCGGATTTCGGGGCGCTGTTGCGGATGCCGCGTTTCGCGGAACTGCTGGGCGATGCGCCGTGGCGGCTGCTCGGCAGTATGCCTGTTGCGCGACACCAGCTTTCGCATCAGACGATCCATGCGGTTTTCCACCGCATCGAGACCCCTTCGCTTACGCCTGCCGCCGAAGCGCTGGCTGTTCCGACCGGGACGTTGGGCGATTATGCCGTACCGCGGCTTATCGACCGCTACCTGATGAGCTGCCAGAGGTAG
- a CDS encoding winged helix-turn-helix domain-containing protein produces MFKELNPLLHSELRLAVMSILIGVESADFVFIRRQTGATAGNLSVQLDKLAKAGYIAIEKTFRGRMPCTVCRITDAGRDAFAEYVEALRSYIGR; encoded by the coding sequence ATGTTCAAGGAACTGAATCCCCTGCTGCACTCGGAGCTGCGGCTGGCCGTCATGTCGATACTCATAGGGGTCGAGAGCGCCGACTTCGTCTTCATACGCCGCCAGACGGGAGCCACGGCAGGCAATCTCTCCGTGCAGCTCGACAAACTCGCCAAAGCGGGGTACATAGCCATCGAGAAGACATTCCGGGGCAGGATGCCCTGCACCGTCTGCCGCATCACCGATGCCGGCCGCGACGCCTTCGCCGAATACGTCGAGGCGCTCAGGAGCTACATCGGCCGATAG
- the zupT gene encoding zinc transporter ZupT, which translates to METNILLPLLLTLGAGLATGIGSAIAFFARRTNKRLLSFSLGLSGGVMIYVSFVELFQQANLSLTAEWGVRTGTAVTVASFFAGILLIGVIDRLVPSFENPHEAHMVEEMDNQPRNPHLMRMGVMTALAIGIHNFPEGIATFTSAVDNMALGVAIAVAIAIHNIPEGIAVSIPIFYATGDRRKAFRLSLLSGLAEPVGAVLAWLVLMPFMSPTLMGCILAGVAGIMVFISIDELLPAAREYGEAHISIYGVVTGMAVMAASLILLS; encoded by the coding sequence ATGGAAACGAACATACTTCTGCCGCTGCTGCTGACGCTCGGAGCCGGTCTGGCGACGGGCATCGGCAGCGCCATCGCCTTTTTCGCACGCCGCACCAACAAGCGGCTGCTGTCGTTCTCGCTCGGTCTCTCGGGCGGCGTGATGATCTACGTCTCGTTCGTCGAACTGTTCCAGCAGGCGAACCTCTCGCTCACGGCCGAATGGGGCGTCCGCACGGGCACGGCGGTCACCGTGGCGAGTTTCTTCGCCGGCATCCTCCTGATCGGCGTCATCGACCGGCTGGTCCCCTCGTTCGAGAATCCGCACGAGGCCCACATGGTCGAGGAGATGGACAACCAGCCCCGCAACCCGCACCTGATGCGCATGGGCGTGATGACGGCGCTGGCCATCGGCATCCACAACTTCCCGGAGGGCATCGCCACCTTCACCTCGGCGGTGGACAACATGGCCCTCGGCGTGGCGATCGCCGTGGCCATCGCCATCCACAACATTCCGGAGGGCATCGCCGTCTCGATCCCCATCTTCTACGCCACGGGCGACCGGCGCAAGGCGTTCCGCCTCTCGCTGCTCTCGGGACTGGCCGAGCCGGTGGGAGCCGTGCTGGCATGGCTGGTGCTCATGCCCTTCATGTCGCCGACGCTCATGGGCTGCATCCTGGCCGGCGTGGCGGGTATCATGGTCTTCATCTCGATCGACGAACTGCTGCCCGCAGCCCGCGAATACGGCGAAGCGCATATCTCGATCTACGGCGTGGTGACCGGAATGGCCGTCATGGCCGCAAGCCTGATTCTGTTGTCCTGA
- a CDS encoding 2TM domain-containing protein has translation MENTSEKNRDTTAKRRIFTRTFTRSIVHYAVTCAFLAVINYRTSPQYWWVAWVAAGWGLNLLLSLIWRLTDEDDTCETR, from the coding sequence ATGGAAAACACATCGGAAAAAAACCGCGACACGACCGCAAAGCGCCGGATTTTCACCCGCACGTTCACCCGCAGTATCGTCCACTACGCCGTGACCTGCGCATTTCTCGCCGTAATCAACTACCGGACATCGCCCCAATACTGGTGGGTCGCATGGGTCGCGGCCGGATGGGGCCTCAATCTCCTGCTGTCGCTCATCTGGCGTCTGACGGACGAAGACGACACCTGCGAAACCCGCTAA
- a CDS encoding DNA alkylation repair protein codes for MTVREQLLEMAEPRYREFISPLMPGEKHVIGIRIPQLRRIAREIARGEWRAYLDTAEGFYFEERLLQGLVIACAKCTPEEKLRHVARFVPKIDNWAVCDCFCWRLKAAEREPMWRFIRPYFRSGAEYDIRFAVVMALGNFADAEHIGQLLGLLGAVRHEGYYARMGVAWAVSVCFVKCPEITRRWLERDCPLDDWTFNRSLRKIAESYRVSDADKKALRRLKRAGKSRAERGGMAK; via the coding sequence ATGACCGTCCGCGAACAACTGCTCGAAATGGCCGAACCCCGCTACCGGGAGTTCATCTCGCCGCTGATGCCGGGCGAGAAGCACGTCATCGGCATCCGCATCCCGCAACTGCGGCGGATCGCCCGGGAAATCGCCCGCGGGGAGTGGCGCGCCTACCTCGACACGGCCGAAGGGTTCTACTTCGAGGAGCGGCTGCTGCAAGGGCTCGTCATCGCCTGCGCGAAATGCACGCCGGAGGAGAAGCTGCGCCACGTCGCGCGCTTCGTGCCGAAGATCGACAACTGGGCCGTATGCGACTGTTTCTGCTGGCGTCTGAAAGCGGCCGAACGCGAACCGATGTGGCGTTTCATCCGGCCCTATTTCCGCTCCGGAGCGGAGTACGACATACGGTTCGCCGTCGTCATGGCGCTGGGCAATTTCGCGGATGCGGAACATATCGGGCAGTTGCTCGGACTGCTGGGCGCCGTCCGCCACGAAGGGTACTACGCCCGGATGGGCGTGGCGTGGGCCGTGTCGGTCTGCTTCGTGAAATGCCCCGAAATCACCCGCCGGTGGCTGGAGCGGGACTGCCCGCTCGACGACTGGACGTTCAACAGGTCGCTGCGGAAAATCGCGGAGTCCTACCGGGTGAGCGATGCGGACAAAAAGGCGCTCCGACGGCTCAAACGTGCCGGAAAAAGCAGGGCGGAGAGGGGTGGAATGGCAAAATAA
- a CDS encoding glycerophosphodiester phosphodiesterase family protein, with amino-acid sequence MKIVPYALLCAGALSCAACSGGASGTEGPHYTDIRTRAELHEWFRYSPDRPIVVSGHRGGMVTGYPENCIESFEKTLSMMPSFFEIDPRLTKDSVIVLMHDATIDRTTDGTGRVSDYTYDELRRFRLRDREGNLTQFRIPTLEECIRWSRGKTVLNLDIKDVPLDVMSAFINCLDPPNVIYTVHDARQARMLLDRDPDAMFSAWCKDMDEYRAYEEARIPWSQMQAYVGPMMIPARQELYDSLHANGVMCMISVAPTHDRRASDDERVRGYELEIPSGCDVIETDYPYLFRDLDLRRTRHIPERSTKKTDQ; translated from the coding sequence ATGAAAATCGTTCCATACGCGCTTCTCTGCGCAGGGGCACTGTCCTGCGCAGCCTGTTCCGGAGGAGCTTCCGGAACCGAAGGACCTCATTACACGGACATCCGGACCCGCGCCGAACTGCACGAATGGTTCCGCTACTCGCCCGACCGTCCCATAGTCGTCAGCGGACACCGCGGCGGCATGGTCACGGGCTATCCCGAGAACTGTATCGAATCGTTCGAGAAGACCCTCTCGATGATGCCGTCGTTCTTCGAAATCGACCCCCGGCTGACCAAAGACAGCGTGATCGTACTGATGCACGACGCCACGATCGACCGCACCACCGACGGTACGGGCCGCGTCTCGGACTACACCTACGACGAACTGCGGCGATTCCGCCTCCGGGACCGCGAAGGCAACCTCACGCAGTTCCGGATTCCGACGCTCGAGGAGTGCATCCGCTGGAGCCGGGGCAAGACGGTCCTCAACCTCGACATAAAGGACGTGCCGCTCGACGTCATGTCGGCGTTCATCAACTGCCTCGACCCGCCCAACGTCATATATACGGTGCACGACGCCCGACAGGCCCGGATGCTGCTCGACCGCGACCCCGACGCCATGTTCTCGGCCTGGTGCAAGGACATGGACGAATACCGCGCCTACGAAGAGGCCCGGATCCCGTGGTCGCAGATGCAGGCCTACGTCGGTCCGATGATGATTCCCGCCCGGCAGGAGCTTTACGACAGCCTCCATGCCAACGGCGTGATGTGCATGATCTCCGTCGCGCCGACCCACGACCGGCGGGCTTCGGACGACGAGCGGGTCCGCGGCTACGAACTCGAAATCCCGAGCGGCTGCGACGTCATAGAGACCGACTACCCCTACCTGTTCCGGGACCTCGACCTGCGCCGCACTCGACACATCCCCGAACGATCAACGAAAAAAACAGACCAATGA
- a CDS encoding DUF2141 domain-containing protein has protein sequence MKTIIASAALLLCATASTRNLKITVSDLRSDKGRILWYIHGDARPRQGMEKPKSGSVAFSAEDFTADSVTLYLFHDENGNYRLDRRDDGKPAEGCCTRAIVLSAEKNEIRVRLRYEFPEEPAGEAAETPARAKIPAATSPAGTPDELDRGSE, from the coding sequence ATGAAAACGATCATCGCATCGGCCGCCCTGCTGCTCTGCGCAACGGCCTCCACCCGGAATCTGAAAATCACGGTATCCGACCTGCGCTCCGACAAAGGCCGCATCCTATGGTATATCCACGGCGACGCACGCCCCCGGCAAGGTATGGAAAAGCCCAAATCGGGAAGCGTCGCTTTCAGCGCGGAAGACTTCACGGCCGATTCGGTCACCCTCTACCTCTTCCACGACGAAAACGGCAACTACCGGCTCGACAGGCGCGACGACGGCAAGCCGGCCGAAGGGTGCTGCACCCGCGCCATCGTCCTCTCCGCCGAAAAGAACGAAATCCGGGTCCGGCTGCGCTACGAATTTCCGGAAGAACCGGCGGGAGAGGCCGCGGAAACACCGGCCCGTGCAAAGATCCCGGCGGCAACGTCGCCGGCCGGAACGCCCGACGAACTGGACCGCGGATCGGAATAA
- a CDS encoding GNAT family N-acetyltransferase, whose amino-acid sequence MEKRHTLTDNTALRRYEFDLGGDKAVIEYILGPGYRILTHTEVPPKFEGQGIGRELVAAALEDLRDKKLQVIPQCSFVAQYIDRHPQWEKLVFRETVRR is encoded by the coding sequence ATGGAGAAGAGACACACTTTGACGGACAATACCGCGCTCCGACGTTACGAGTTCGACCTGGGCGGCGACAAGGCCGTGATCGAGTACATTCTGGGGCCGGGCTACCGGATTCTGACGCATACAGAAGTTCCCCCGAAATTCGAAGGACAGGGCATCGGCCGGGAGCTGGTCGCCGCCGCGCTGGAAGACCTCCGCGACAAAAAGTTGCAGGTCATTCCCCAATGCAGTTTCGTCGCGCAGTATATCGACCGCCATCCCCAATGGGAAAAACTGGTGTTCCGGGAGACGGTACGCAGGTAG
- a CDS encoding HAD-IIA family hydrolase has protein sequence MMQFHRYRSAWEHEELLGRLGRIRHVALDMDGTIYMGGSLFPWTGAFLSELRELGIGYSFLTNNPSKSIADYLAKLASLGIAATREEMYTTTLATIDYLREHYPAARRLFLLGTPSMVSEFEAAGYVPTADSADDVPDAVVAAFDMTLEYSRLCRAAWWAKQGLPYIATNPDRVCPTDLPTVLVDCGSICAAIEHATGRRPDVTLGKPDPNMLSGILARHGLRPEQIAMVGDRIYTDVEMARNAGALGVLVLSGETTLDVAEAAEHRPDLIAEHIGTLGELLREARRA, from the coding sequence ATGATGCAATTCCACCGTTACCGCTCCGCCTGGGAGCACGAAGAGCTGCTCGGCCGCCTCGGCCGGATCCGCCATGTGGCGCTCGACATGGACGGCACGATCTACATGGGCGGATCGCTGTTTCCCTGGACCGGGGCGTTCCTCTCGGAGCTGCGGGAGCTGGGCATAGGCTACTCGTTCCTGACGAACAACCCCTCGAAGTCGATCGCCGACTACCTCGCGAAGCTCGCTTCGCTGGGTATCGCGGCCACACGCGAAGAGATGTACACCACGACGCTGGCCACCATCGACTACCTGCGGGAGCACTACCCCGCAGCCCGGCGGCTGTTCCTGCTCGGCACCCCTTCGATGGTCTCGGAGTTCGAGGCCGCGGGATACGTTCCGACGGCCGATTCGGCGGACGACGTGCCCGACGCCGTCGTCGCGGCCTTCGACATGACGCTCGAATACAGCCGTCTGTGCCGCGCGGCCTGGTGGGCGAAGCAAGGGCTTCCCTACATCGCCACGAACCCCGACCGCGTCTGCCCGACCGACCTTCCTACGGTGCTGGTGGACTGCGGGTCGATCTGCGCCGCGATCGAACACGCCACGGGACGCCGCCCCGACGTCACGCTGGGCAAACCCGACCCGAACATGCTCTCGGGCATCCTCGCCCGGCACGGTCTCCGGCCCGAACAGATCGCCATGGTCGGCGACCGCATCTACACCGACGTCGAAATGGCCCGCAACGCCGGGGCGCTGGGCGTGCTGGTGCTCTCGGGCGAGACGACGCTCGACGTCGCCGAGGCGGCCGAGCACCGGCCCGATCTCATCGCCGAACACATCGGCACGCTGGGCGAACTGCTCCGCGAAGCCCGCCGGGCGTAG
- a CDS encoding GNAT family N-acetyltransferase, with the protein MADFCIREVRETTPPLLDAFAALMPQLSAGLEAPSAAALERIVRSPSAAMFAAWRDGAAVGALTLVWYDVPSGRKGWIEDVVVDASARGAGVGEALVRAALERAAREGVERVMLTSRPARRAARALYRKVGFEEAETSVFVRRTTGQVLGQTGKIAVGTAGNELAEEAGEQAAGLLSEAGRQMEKPKSSASDER; encoded by the coding sequence ATGGCGGATTTCTGCATTCGGGAGGTTCGGGAGACGACGCCTCCGCTGCTCGATGCCTTCGCGGCGCTGATGCCGCAGCTCTCTGCGGGGCTGGAGGCCCCCTCGGCGGCTGCGCTGGAGCGGATCGTGCGCTCGCCTTCGGCGGCGATGTTCGCGGCCTGGCGGGACGGTGCGGCGGTCGGGGCGCTGACGCTCGTGTGGTACGACGTGCCCTCGGGCCGCAAGGGCTGGATCGAGGATGTCGTGGTCGATGCCTCGGCCCGCGGGGCGGGCGTGGGAGAGGCCCTCGTGCGCGCCGCTCTGGAACGTGCCGCACGTGAGGGCGTCGAACGCGTGATGCTCACTTCGCGTCCTGCGCGCCGGGCGGCCCGGGCGCTCTATCGCAAGGTCGGATTCGAAGAGGCGGAGACTTCGGTCTTCGTCCGCAGGACGACGGGGCAGGTGCTGGGGCAGACCGGAAAGATCGCCGTCGGGACGGCGGGGAACGAACTGGCGGAGGAGGCCGGGGAACAGGCGGCCGGCCTTCTCTCCGAAGCCGGCCGGCAGATGGAAAAACCGAAATCCTCCGCCTCGGACGAACGATAA
- a CDS encoding calcium/sodium antiporter produces MEILLLLAGLGLILAGASFLTDGSAALAKRLRVPEFIIGLTIVAVGTSTPELVVSMLSAVAGKSDVAIGNVVGSNIFNVFVILGVCALIRPLPLTAGNIRRDIPLGMVVSLLLVALASDSLFSAGATDRIGRIDGIAMLALYVLLIGYTIRRTGRTDAVPAESGAKSPTKGWIMAVMILGGLAGLIFGGEMFLDNATAVARRLGVSDSVIALTLVAGGTSLPELASSVVSLLKGKAGMALGNVIGSNIANILLILGLSATIRPLTPGGITALDFGMAALSSLVLFLAAFTFRRKAIDRAEGILFLAAYALYLWQLIR; encoded by the coding sequence ATGGAAATCCTCCTCCTGCTCGCCGGCCTCGGCCTGATTCTCGCCGGCGCAAGTTTTCTGACGGACGGCTCGGCGGCGCTCGCTAAACGGCTCCGCGTCCCGGAGTTCATCATCGGACTCACGATCGTAGCCGTCGGAACCTCGACGCCCGAGCTGGTCGTATCGATGCTCTCGGCCGTCGCTGGAAAGAGCGACGTGGCGATCGGCAACGTCGTGGGGTCCAACATCTTCAACGTATTCGTCATTCTGGGCGTCTGCGCCCTCATACGCCCTCTTCCGCTCACGGCGGGCAATATTCGCCGCGACATTCCGTTAGGTATGGTAGTGTCGCTGCTGCTCGTCGCGCTGGCGTCGGACTCGCTCTTCAGCGCCGGGGCGACAGACCGGATCGGCCGTATCGACGGCATCGCGATGCTCGCGCTCTACGTACTGCTGATCGGCTACACGATCCGCCGCACGGGCCGCACCGATGCGGTTCCGGCCGAAAGCGGGGCAAAGTCCCCGACGAAGGGCTGGATCATGGCCGTCATGATTCTCGGAGGGCTCGCGGGACTGATCTTCGGCGGCGAAATGTTCCTTGACAATGCGACGGCCGTCGCACGGCGGCTGGGCGTGAGCGACTCGGTGATCGCCCTGACTCTCGTGGCGGGCGGAACGTCGCTGCCCGAGCTGGCTTCGTCGGTCGTGTCGCTCCTGAAGGGCAAGGCCGGCATGGCGCTGGGCAACGTCATCGGTTCGAATATCGCCAACATTCTCCTGATTCTGGGACTGAGCGCGACGATCCGGCCGCTGACGCCGGGCGGCATCACGGCTCTGGATTTCGGCATGGCGGCATTGAGTTCGCTGGTGCTATTCCTCGCGGCCTTCACATTCCGCCGCAAGGCCATAGACCGAGCGGAGGGCATTTTGTTCCTGGCCGCTTACGCCCTCTACCTCTGGCAGCTCATCAGGTAG
- a CDS encoding LysO family transporter: protein MLTVFAVILCGILTGRLLRGRRLAFLPRLITAVIWLLLFLLGVEVGGDPAVVGGLATLGVAAFVLFGCSVAGSVAASWLLWRRIRLRTQPSETAGGPAEKSPSSLWSALKGSLVIVAFFAAGCLVGLFAPFDPAESQVSVLVLYALMFFVGTTLGHDATLASRVRRLDPRLALLPAATAAGTLAGAALAAPFIPWSLTDSLAVGAGFGYYSLSSIFIADLRGPELATVALLCNVMREIFTLLAAPLVARRAGPLAAVSIGGATTFDTTLPVITRAAGAPYAVVSIFHGCVLDFSVPFLVTFFCTL from the coding sequence ATGCTCACCGTTTTCGCCGTCATTCTGTGCGGTATCCTGACAGGACGCCTGCTGCGCGGCCGGCGCCTCGCCTTTCTGCCGCGTCTCATTACGGCGGTCATCTGGCTGCTGCTGTTCCTTCTCGGTGTCGAAGTGGGAGGCGATCCCGCCGTCGTGGGGGGATTGGCGACGCTCGGCGTCGCGGCCTTCGTCCTTTTCGGCTGCTCGGTCGCGGGCAGCGTCGCCGCCTCGTGGCTCTTGTGGCGCCGTATCCGACTGCGGACGCAGCCTTCCGAGACTGCCGGCGGGCCGGCGGAGAAGTCTCCTTCGTCGCTTTGGTCGGCTTTGAAAGGCAGCCTGGTGATCGTGGCCTTCTTCGCTGCGGGGTGTCTCGTCGGGCTGTTCGCACCGTTCGATCCTGCGGAGTCGCAGGTCAGCGTGCTGGTGCTCTACGCGTTGATGTTCTTCGTGGGCACGACGCTGGGACACGATGCCACGCTCGCCTCCCGCGTGCGGCGGCTCGATCCCCGGCTGGCGCTGCTGCCCGCGGCCACGGCCGCGGGAACGCTCGCGGGAGCCGCACTCGCCGCGCCGTTCATACCCTGGTCGCTGACCGATTCGCTGGCCGTCGGGGCGGGATTCGGCTACTACTCGCTGTCGAGCATCTTCATCGCCGACCTCCGGGGACCCGAGCTGGCGACCGTCGCGCTGCTGTGCAACGTCATGCGCGAAATCTTCACGCTGCTCGCCGCACCGCTCGTGGCGCGGCGGGCCGGACCGCTGGCCGCCGTGTCGATCGGCGGGGCCACGACCTTCGACACGACGTTGCCCGTCATCACCCGTGCGGCGGGTGCGCCCTATGCCGTGGTGTCGATTTTCCACGGCTGCGTGCTGGATTTCAGCGTACCGTTTCTGGTGACTTTCTTCTGTACCCTCTGA
- a CDS encoding purple acid phosphatase family protein: protein MKRFLFLCAASLLAAAACGQPSVRIAHGPYLQQVSEDGFTVVWTTTVDAAAWVEVAPDDGTHFYAEERPKYYDTHIGKRRTGQLHRVRVGGLRPGTTYRYRIMQQAVLRDEGNKRVILGEGYGSDILKHEPYRATTLDPSRERIECWVVNDIHGRDSILRQLLADAPERRPDFVCFNGDMLTQIESVSELFDGYLDTAAELLSPAGIPIFATRGNHENRGSASHRYLDYFPTPTGEAYYAFRQGPVFFLMLDCGEDKPDSDIRYYGLAATDAYRAQEAEWLRQVVASDAYREAPLHVVFLHMVPGGKSSWHGEQEIRRLFVPILNEAEVDVMLCGHYHRYGWIDDGSRGTNFPILINSNRDKLVVKADRRGIDLEVIDPAGTTLKRHRIDSRSADTAPDRRP from the coding sequence ATGAAACGCTTTCTTTTTCTGTGCGCCGCATCGCTGCTCGCAGCAGCCGCCTGCGGGCAACCCTCGGTGCGCATCGCCCACGGGCCCTATCTGCAACAGGTCTCCGAAGACGGTTTCACCGTCGTATGGACCACAACCGTCGATGCCGCGGCATGGGTCGAGGTGGCGCCCGACGACGGCACGCACTTCTACGCCGAAGAACGCCCGAAATACTACGACACCCACATCGGCAAACGCCGCACCGGGCAGTTGCACCGCGTCCGCGTCGGGGGATTGCGCCCCGGCACGACCTACCGCTACCGAATCATGCAGCAGGCCGTGCTCCGCGACGAGGGCAACAAGCGCGTCATACTGGGCGAGGGGTACGGCAGCGACATACTCAAACACGAACCGTACAGAGCCACGACGCTCGACCCGTCCAGGGAGCGGATCGAATGCTGGGTCGTGAACGACATCCACGGGCGGGACTCGATCCTGCGGCAGCTTCTGGCCGACGCTCCGGAACGCAGGCCCGACTTCGTCTGTTTCAACGGCGACATGCTGACGCAGATCGAATCCGTGTCGGAACTATTCGACGGATACCTCGACACGGCCGCGGAGCTGCTCTCGCCGGCCGGCATCCCGATCTTCGCCACGCGCGGCAACCATGAAAACCGCGGGTCGGCGTCGCACCGCTACCTCGACTACTTCCCCACCCCGACCGGCGAAGCCTACTACGCCTTCCGGCAGGGTCCGGTCTTCTTCCTGATGCTCGACTGCGGCGAAGACAAACCCGACAGCGACATCCGCTACTACGGACTGGCCGCCACGGACGCCTACCGCGCGCAGGAGGCCGAATGGCTGCGGCAGGTGGTGGCCAGCGACGCCTACCGCGAAGCTCCGCTGCACGTGGTATTCCTGCACATGGTCCCGGGCGGCAAGAGCAGTTGGCACGGCGAACAGGAGATCCGCCGGCTGTTCGTGCCGATTCTCAACGAGGCCGAGGTCGATGTCATGCTCTGCGGGCACTACCACCGCTACGGCTGGATCGACGACGGAAGCCGCGGCACGAACTTTCCCATCCTCATCAACTCGAACCGCGACAAACTCGTCGTGAAGGCCGACCGCCGGGGCATCGACCTCGAAGTGATCGACCCGGCGGGCACGACGCTCAAACGCCACCGCATCGACAGCCGGAGCGCGGACACCGCGCCGGACCGACGCCCCTAA